From Leishmania mexicana MHOM/GT/2001/U1103 complete genome, chromosome 10:
CGTCCATCTTCAGCACCATGCGCCAGCGGATGTTCAGGAAGCCAACATCGACGATGCTGACGGCGATGACACCGCCAGTGATGCAGTGAGTGGACGAGACAGGAATGCCGTAGCCGGAGGCAAACGACACAACGAGCGcggccgccagctccgcagAGAAGCCGCGGCTCGGCGTGATGACAGTCAGATCCTCACCCATCAGACGCATCAGCCGGATACCGAAGGTGGAAAGACCCAAAACAAGGCCGGCACCACCGAGGCACAGCACCCAGATCGGAACAGAGGAGCTCTTCTCCACACCGCCCGTCTGGTACACCTGGTAGATGGCGGCAAGCGGGCCGACGGCGTTACTCACGTCGCTCGCACCGTGGGCAAAGGAGGCGCAGATGGCGGTGAACACCTGCAGGTAGCGAAACACGCGCTCGGCACGCCATTCGTACTGCTGGACCTGAAGGCCGCTGGAGCCAGTCACCTGGCGCTCCTCCGATTGCTCTGAGTCGGAGGCCTCCGATTGGCTGACAACGTCGCCAGTGACCTCACGAGCCTTGCGCATGTCATCGTCGTTGAGCGGCTCACGCTGAGTCGATCCCTCCGTCGTGCTCGGACGCTCGTCAGACGCAGCAAGGACATGCGCCTCGTCACGAGCAACCAAGCGCTTCAGAAGGGGAATGAAGGCACACGAgagcacgccagcgccggcgccaatGCACGCAGCCACCCAGGCAGCTTTGCCCACCGACCACTGGAGG
This genomic window contains:
- a CDS encoding phosphate-Repressible Phosphate Permease-like protein; this translates as MANVNPYLWIVIVGGFVSFLTGAGVGMNDLANAFGTTYGARILTLTQIVIVASVCEFGGAVALGGEVTSTISSGVADPKDFAKQPYVFMYGMLCACGAAFCWLAIATWLRLPVSSTHSICGGVIGFALVYGGGGAVSWAKRKDDFPFFSGVAPIVASWFISPALTGAVSAIIYSLVRFLVLRPKNCVKRAMYTLPIVVAVAFFLESFFVLFKGASKRLQWSVGKAAWVAACIGAGAGVLSCAFIPLLKRLVARDEAHVLAASDERPSTTEGSTQREPLNDDDMRKAREVTGDVVSQSEASDSEQSEERQVTGSSGLQVQQYEWRAERVFRYLQVFTAICASFAHGASDVSNAVGPLAAIYQVYQTGGVEKSSSVPIWVLCLGGAGLVLGLSTFGIRLMRLMGEDLTVITPSRGFSAELAAALVVSFASGYGIPVSSTHCITGGVIAVSIVDVGFLNIRWRMVLKM